The sequence gtttgttttaGCAAGTAAACGAATTTCGTAAGCAGCTTTATTCCTCTCTCCACTAGTTCCAGCCGCAAGCCTGCCAGCAAGAAAATTGGCCATCACTTTCATGGCTCCCTCAGCTGCTAAACTACCCGCTAGAACCGTCCTTGTAATATCATGATTCCTATGACCCAGCTCAGAAATTGGAATACCATTAGCAGAACAATACTGCTGGATAAGCCTCTGGAGAGCCATATTGGGGACTACATCCATGCTCACAACCTTCTCACCTGTCTTGGGACAGATGGGATTTCCTGCTCCGAAccatttcagaatggaagatcGCTCGTAGGTATGCCCTGTCTCTATCGTCACTGGATCAGTCATCAACTCAAGAGTGATAGGACATCGAAAATCATCGGGGTTAAGGCAATTAAGCACGTCACTGCTGCATCCCTTATCCAATTGTTGCCCGGCTTCGCCATCCACAACATCGAACAATGCAAAGCGACAGTAGCTCATAAACGCCATTAGACTGCTAAGAAAAGCAACCTCCCTCTTTTCCATATTCGACCACTCTAACCCAAGCTCTGTATCCAAGAACTTAACCTCCTTGTTACACTCACTCCAACTTCGAATCCCAACATAATCAAGAACTCTTCTGATATCACCACTATCAGGAACAACTCCATCTTCGAATCCGTCCAATATCAAAAGAACATCCTTAGAAGCCCGTTCATCATCGGCTTCAACCTCGAATCTCACCCTCCGTGCTTGCCTCATCGTCAACTCAACCGATTCTTTAACTTCATCAGACACATCGATCAACTCCAAAGGAAGCACATCTAGAGCGGTCGCAGTAGCCCTAATCAAAATCCTAAGATGATTCGAAACCCTCTCCGATTTCATCAGCATCAACAACCGGGCACCGCCGAACGAGCAATCTTCCAACAAGTACACGATCTTCTGGAGCGTCACATGGAGCTCCGAGAAGCTGAGAACAGCCGACGCCGGAAGATCCAGCCGCCGGTCCAGGATTTCCTCCAAGAAAACCAGAAGAATTCCTATTTGGCGAATCAATTCTCGTGTGTTCCGCTTATTGGCAGCAAATAATTTGGACTTGTATCCGCAAATGGTGGTAGCAAGATTGACGAGAGAGGCGAGAAGCGTCGCCGGAGCAACGGCATCGCAGGGATGAACCGCCGGAAATGTGAATATCCGGCGAGGGGAGGCGTAAATTTTGTGAGTCATgggaaaacaattgaaaaaggcttttcaaattttggattcGGATGCGTTTGGGTTGAGATATTGGCGGTTGGTCCTATATATAGGATGGT is a genomic window of Vitis riparia cultivar Riparia Gloire de Montpellier isolate 1030 chromosome 1, EGFV_Vit.rip_1.0, whole genome shotgun sequence containing:
- the LOC117920050 gene encoding U-box domain-containing protein 19-like, yielding MTHKIYASPRRIFTFPAVHPCDAVAPATLLASLVNLATTICGYKSKLFAANKRNTRELIRQIGILLVFLEEILDRRLDLPASAVLSFSELHVTLQKIVYLLEDCSFGGARLLMLMKSERVSNHLRILIRATATALDVLPLELIDVSDEVKESVELTMRQARRVRFEVEADDERASKDVLLILDGFEDGVVPDSGDIRRVLDYVGIRSWSECNKEVKFLDTELGLEWSNMEKREVAFLSSLMAFMSYCRFALFDVVDGEAGQQLDKGCSSDVLNCLNPDDFRCPITLELMTDPVTIETGHTYERSSILKWFGAGNPICPKTGEKVVSMDVVPNMALQRLIQQYCSANGIPISELGHRNHDITRTVLAGSLAAEGAMKVMANFLAGRLAAGTSGERNKAAYEIRLLAKTNIFNRYCLAEAGTIPRLLHLLSSGDSSSQHNAIAALLNLSKYSKSKTIMAENGGLELIVGVLRKGLKIEVRELAAATLYYLASVEEYRKLIGEIPEAFPALLELIKTRTDRGKKNALVAIFGLLTFPDNHWRVLASGAVPLLVNLLTSSEREDLVTASLAVLATLAEKLDGTITILGTGALHLILQILNSSPSRPGIEYCVSLLLALCINGGKEVVSVLVKNPSLMGSLYSLLTEDNSRASKKARSLIRVLHEFCERRASGLVTPAFPEERYVDVW